One genomic window of Cololabis saira isolate AMF1-May2022 chromosome 3, fColSai1.1, whole genome shotgun sequence includes the following:
- the LOC133440396 gene encoding zinc finger protein 37-like: protein MSKVNHLREFIGQRLTAAAVEILSVFEKSILEYEEELDRQRRLLDLAWKPEIRLHRVELPQENVCKVEEDGVFRDQHLDNPERSCSPDQEEPGHPQTTELEEDSSGQEMKHEDVEVDVSLVNVAHEKVENCEPGPNCGQLLLHTSPEAQNKDEEGTESLRSDSSKTADPEPMRRHGDHEDAAVPSDSNCKPKLIRTYTRKKVSTEEMPPEDSGVTKSSSTIEDLEQMDTENQFCSPTEMETVVNSERCQKHSLVCATVSPLDKCLQCVGPVSSLKWLGYKCRELPQENVCKVEEDGVFSDQHLDNLERSCSPDQEEPGHQQTTELEEDSSGQEIKHKDVEVDVSLVNVADVKVENGEPGPNCGQLLLHTSPEAQNKDEEGTESLRSDSSKTADPEPMRRHGDHEDAAVPSDSNCKSKLTRTHTGKKAFSCSTCRKEFSKRSILVDHMKIHTGERPYLCNTCGKSFRQSSTLKNHKMIHMGEKPYLCNTCGKSFRNSATLKDHTVIHMDEKPYICKTCGKGYRQRSNLVIHSRIHTGERPYLCNTCGKTFTDSSALKRHIYTHTVEKRYLCNTCNKGFDRRIDLLRHMIYHPEEKSGDS, encoded by the exons aactcccacaagaaaatgtttgtaaggtggaggaggacggggttttcagggaccagcacctggataacccggagaggagctgcagcccggaccaggaggaaccagggcacccacagactacagaactggaggaagactccagtggtcaggagatgaagcacgaggacgtagaggtggatgtctcattggtcaatgttgcTCATGAGAAAGTTGAAAAttgtgaaccaggaccaaactgtggccagctgctgttgcacacttctcctgaagctcaaaacaaagatgaggaagggactgaaagtttacgctcagactccagtaaaactgcagatccggagccaatgagacgacacggtgaccacgaagatgctgctgtcccgtcagacagcaactgtaaaccaAAGCTGATCAGGACCTACACGAggaagaag GTTTCTACTGAGGAAATGCCTCCAGAAGATTCTGGTGTTACAAAGTCTTCCTCCACAATTGAAGATTTGGAACAG ATGGACACGGAGAATCAGTTCTGCAGTCCAACTGAAATGGAGACAGTTGTCAACAGTGAGAGG TGTCAGAAACATAGCCTGGTGTGTGCAACTGTCTCCCCCTTGGACAAGTGTCTCCAGTGTGTGGGACCTGTGTCCTCCCTCAAGTGGCTTGGCTATAAATGCAGAG aactcccacaggaaaatgtttgtaaggtggaggaggacggggttttcagtgaccagcacctggataacctggagaggagctgcagcccggaccaggaggaaccagggcatcaacagactacagaactggaggaagactccagcggtcaggagattaagcacaaggacgtagaggtggatgtctcattggtcaatgtcgctgatgtgaaagttgaaaatggtgaaccaggaccaaactgtggccagctgctgctgcacacttctcctgaagctcaaaacaaagatgaggaagggactgaaagtttacgctcagactccagtaaaactgcagatccggagccaatgagacgacacggtgaccacgaagatgctgctgtcccatcagacagcaactgtaaatcaaagctgaccaggacccacacggggaagaaggcgttttcttgcagcacttgcaggaaagagttcagtaaacgTAGTATTTTagtggatcacatgaagatccacactggtgaaaggccatacctgtgcaacacctgcggaaaatcgtttagACAATCATCAACGCTCAAGAACCATAAAATGATCCACATGGGCGagaagccgtacctgtgcaacacctgcggaaagtCGTTTAGAAACTCAGCAACGCTCAAGGACCATACAGTGATCCACATGgacgagaagccctacatctgcaaaacatgtggaaaaggttACAGGCAACGTTCcaacctggtgattcactcgaggatccacaccggtgaaaggccgtacctgtgcaacacctgcggaaaaacctttactgattcatcagctcttaaacggcacatatacacgcacacggtcgagaagcgatatttgtgcaacacgtgcaacaaaggttttgaccgcagaattgatttgctgagaCACATGATatatcacccggaggagaagtctggtgactcgtga